GCCGAGATGCTCCTAGACGGTGCGCCTCACGGCGCGGTTTACTCCTTCCTCGAGGAGAAACACACCGAGATGAAACGTGCGGGCCTCGAGTACCACCGGTTCCCCGGTGGCCAGCCCTGAGTCGCCTCGAGCGTCGCCGCTCGACGCTTCTCGCCGTACTTAATATATAAATCGGCGACGGTCTGTACCGTCACGAACGCCTGATTCCGACCCCGTGTGGCCTTCTTCTATGGGCGATAACGAAGGGTTTATATAGAATAACAAACAATCCCTCTCTTGACCATGGCACAACAGATGGGCAACCAGCCCCTCATCGTTCTTTCGGAGGAGAGTCAGCGAACGTCCGGCAAAGACGCACAGTCGATGAACATCACGGCCGGGAAGGCAGTCGCCGAGGCCGTACGGACCACACTCGGCCCGAAAGGGATGGACAAGATGCTCGTCGACTCGGCGGGCTCGGTCGTCGTCACGAACGACGGCGTCACGCTCCTGACGGAGATGGACATCGACCACCCCGCGGCGAACATGATCGTCGAGGTCGCCGAAACCCAGGAGGACGAGGTCGGCGACGGCACGACGAGCGCGGTCGTCGTCTCGGGTGAGCTCCTCAAGCGCGCCGAGGACCTCCTCGAGCAGGACATCCACGCGACGACGCTCGTCCAGGGCTACCGGCAGGCGGCCGCGAAAGCCCGCGAGACGCTCGAGGAGATCGCGATCGACGTCGACGCCGACGACACCGAGATCCTCCACCAGATCGCCGCCACGGCGATGACGGGCAAAGGTGCCGAGAGTGCCAAAGACCACCTCGCCGACCTCGTCGTCGACGCCGTCCGCGCGGTCGCCGACGAGGACGGCATCGACACGGAGAACGTCAAAGTCGAGAAGGTCGTCGGCGGCTCCATCGAGAACTCTGAGCTCGTCGAGGGCGTCATCGTCGACAAAGAGCGCGTCTCCGAGAACATGCCGTACTTCGTCGAGGATGCGAACGTCGCGATCATCGACGGCGCCCTCGAGGTCAAAGAGACCGAGATCGACGCCGAAGTTTCGGTCACCGACCCCGACCAGCTCCAGCAGTTCTTAGAGCAGGAAGAAGCCCAGCTCAAGGAGATGGTCGACACGCTCGTCGACGTCGGCGCCGACGCCGTCTTCGTCGACAAGGGTATCGACGACATGGCCCAGCACTACCTCGCCCAGGAGGGTATTCTGGCCGTCCGCCGCGTGAAGTCCTCCGACGCCACGCGCATCGCCCGCGCCACCGGCGCCAAGCCCGTCTCGAACATCGACGACATCTCCGAGGACGACCTCGGCTACGCCGGCAGTGTCGCCCAGCAGGACGTCGGCGGCGACCAGCGAATCTTCATCGAGGACGTCGAGGACGCGAAAGCCGTCACGATGATCCTCCGCGGCGGCACCGAGCACGTCATCGACGAGGTCGACCGCGCCATCGAGGACTCGCTGGGTGTCGTGCGCACGACCATCGAGGACGGCCAGGTGCTCGCCGGCGGCGGCGCGCCCGAAGTCGAGCTCAGCCTCGCCCTGCGCGACTACGCCGACTCCGTCGGTGGCCGCGAGCAACTCGCCGTCGAGGCGTTCGCCGACGCCCTCGAGGTCATCCCGCGCACCCTCGCGGAGAACGCCGGCCTCGACCCCATCGACTCGCTGGTCGAACTGCGCAGCGCCCACGACGGCGGCGACACCGCCGCCGGCCTCGACGCCTACACCGGCGACACGATCGACATGGCCGAAGAAGGCGTCTACGAGCCGCTGCGCGTGAAGACCCAGGCGATCGAGTCGGCCACCGAAGCGTCCGTTATGCTGCTTCGCATCGACGACGTCATCGCCGCCGGCGACCTCAAGGGCGGTTCCTCGGACGACGACGATGACGACATGCCCGCCGACCCCGGTATGGGTGGCATGGGCGGCATGGGTGGCGGCATGGGCGGCATGATGTAACCAGCCCGGAGATCCACCCACTCCGTTCGACTGGAGGCTCCGCTCGCACCATCGACGTCGGCTCAGTTTCGTTCGACACCGACTTTTGTGACGGTTCGTCGCACGCGACCAGCCGCCCGAGACAGTCCTGTCAGTCGATTCCTGGTTCGAGCCGGCTTCAGTATGAACTAAGTACCCCCCAGCAATATTCGCCGGCATGCAGACGTTGCTTCTGGACAGCGGAGACGTAGATGAGAACACTCGCATGGCGGACCTGATCGCGGCACTCGAGGACGCCTTCGCCGCCTACGAGCGCGGCGACGCCCAGATGCCGGCGAAGTCCTACATCGACCTGCCGCAGTACAACGGTGACTTCCGGTCGATGCCCGCCTACCTCGACGCCGGCGAGTGGGACGCTGCCGGGTTGAAGTGGGTGAACGTCCACCCGAACAACCCCGACGACCACGAGCTGCCGACGGTGATGGGGACGATGATCTACTCCGACCCCGAGACGGCGTTCCCGCTCGCGATCATGGACGGTACCGAACT
This portion of the Natronobeatus ordinarius genome encodes:
- the thsA gene encoding thermosome subunit alpha, which codes for MGNQPLIVLSEESQRTSGKDAQSMNITAGKAVAEAVRTTLGPKGMDKMLVDSAGSVVVTNDGVTLLTEMDIDHPAANMIVEVAETQEDEVGDGTTSAVVVSGELLKRAEDLLEQDIHATTLVQGYRQAAAKARETLEEIAIDVDADDTEILHQIAATAMTGKGAESAKDHLADLVVDAVRAVADEDGIDTENVKVEKVVGGSIENSELVEGVIVDKERVSENMPYFVEDANVAIIDGALEVKETEIDAEVSVTDPDQLQQFLEQEEAQLKEMVDTLVDVGADAVFVDKGIDDMAQHYLAQEGILAVRRVKSSDATRIARATGAKPVSNIDDISEDDLGYAGSVAQQDVGGDQRIFIEDVEDAKAVTMILRGGTEHVIDEVDRAIEDSLGVVRTTIEDGQVLAGGGAPEVELSLALRDYADSVGGREQLAVEAFADALEVIPRTLAENAGLDPIDSLVELRSAHDGGDTAAGLDAYTGDTIDMAEEGVYEPLRVKTQAIESATEASVMLLRIDDVIAAGDLKGGSSDDDDDDMPADPGMGGMGGMGGGMGGMM